The following DNA comes from Metopolophium dirhodum isolate CAU chromosome 8, ASM1992520v1, whole genome shotgun sequence.
ttgaagctagttataatatcaatttttaaattgtaatatttaatattttacatacctacctacacacAACTcgcataaaaattataatatcctaaaaaaatactaacatacaacccagataatgtttttataccttatcatttgataatatataaatttagtcTAATGTTAAAGCTGTAGGTAACAAACAAcaagtaacaacacaaaattggttagGTTGACCGAACGCAAATttgataatacctatattgtttgtACGTATTTGTCTCTTTTAACTATTAGCTTTATAACCAACAATATCTGAAAATACGTTGGCAGTCAAAATTAGATGGGTAAATAACCATCGTATATTTTAAGGGGATTAAGACACCCTCTAAAAGTTTTGGGGATGCTTAGTCCCCTCAAACCAAGCACGCGCAATATTCCCACATGGCCatatgcgtgtataatattattatgtattacgttTGTTTCGTTTGAATTGTATGCGCACAGGTAGTCAAGCAGATCGACTTGTCGGGGCTGGTGTGCTCAGCCAGCCGGCTAAACTACATCACGGCCGACTACGGGGATGACGGGAGGGTGTTTGTGTACGTGTCGGACGCAGCCACGCGGGCGGTGATCGTGTGGGAGGTGGCAGCGGACCGCGGCTATCGGGTGGTGTTGCCGAAGGCGATCACGCACGACTGCACCGGCCGGCGGGACGTGCTTTATATCGCTCTGGCGAGGGGTCTCACTGCGGGCGGCGGCGCCCTGTACCTGACGTACCTGACCAGCAACCGGATGTACAAGATTGACGCGTGCAACCTGCGGCAGGGGTGCTCGGAGGGCACCGTCGTCGACCTGGGCCCGAAGCCCGACAAGATGGTCGTCCTGGGCACGGACGGCCGGACCACCGTGTACTTCCGGTACCGGGGCCAGGGCGACGTGTACGCTTGGGACACAGACCGGCCCGACGACGGCACGTCGTTCGGCCCCGACAGGTTCGCGCTGGTCCGGAAGGCCGACGACTGCGGCCGGTTGGCCACGCACGTGGCACCCGACAACCAAGGCGGCGTCCTCTGGATACTCGAGAGCAACTTCCCGGACTACATTTCCGGTGCGGTTGGCTGTCTGGGCACCAACGTCCGCTTGCAGCCCCTCGTCGCCCAGTGTGGCAAATAATGCGGATGTCAGCGGCTACCGAACGACTTCCTGCTGCAGCCACGAAACGTCCAGTTTTTAATGTTCCGGTTAAACATTTCACTGAACACTCAGTGTCTCCGTGCGTTTGTATCTGTAAGAAATGACATATTCTTCGATTATAAGCAGCCATTGCCGTGTTAAAATATCTGCATAACTGTTGtgattcatacataatattttttgtgtcgTCAGACTCGAATAGTTTTCATTTtcgttttggtattttttttaaatatccgcTATAGCTCGCGCATATTTAGTAGAGCTGATTTatgtaaaatctaaatatattaaaggtTGAATATTATCGATTCGCATTAAGTATGTTAGTAATGTAAGTCGTTAAACTTTAGTGAGAAGGAAAGGTATAGAAGACAAGTGGGAGACGCCCTCTGTATTTATTCTTTACCCACAGCCCACaggtcacataatataatatttaatgttttgtcCAGGTGTATCCTTGTAAATGGTATTAATATAAGGCACGTGctgaatattttatcataacctaattgattaattataatatttattatgtatataacatatttattcaaaatatattttaaaacagaatTCAACTTTCACGGCGTGATCTAgttgtcaaaaaatataaattaagcaGGTGTTCAATTTAAGTATAGATTAAGTACAAGATATATTAAGTAGTATTGTaacttttacaaaaaataaatacatgtatattgtataatattataatgcattacttaagaaaaaacaaagtggttattttatttcaaaacactaaagttctataatgttttttggaaaatatagaATTTCAATGCTCtaggaaaataatttatccTGCGAGTTCGTCTACTGTTGCAATCTAAATCGGTCGGCCAACATAAAACGCAAAATTACCCATTTCCCGCATACGCCCAAGATTTTAAGTGTGCAATAATAGCAGGTAACGTGTTGTTTTTACTGGCGCGGGCTaattgcataattattattggaaataataatattgtaatagcaaGGAAAACCGAAATATCTCAATAACTATAAATAGAAGaacatttgcatattataaatcgCTATTGCAATAATCACAATCCCACGGCCGCGGTGGGACCTGTAATAGAACGATATTATCATTACCATCGAATCCACAGCTTGGTTGGCCAATACCGCGGGACGGCGGCGGAGGCGGTGCGTATTGGAAATGTGGAAATctgatattaaacaatatatgttgcgcgtgtataatgtatataatataatacattaaacattaaaccgattaattattgattattgtttcATACCATACGAATACACTTAGGTACTGCAGTCGTATAAGGTTAGAAACAGGCGGTCCGGAGCCGAGACTGCACACGACGACTAAAAATTCATTGCCATAACGAGTACTAAGGTACAACACAACATACAATGTTGTAGAACATTCACTTTTCAAAACATCGTCGCACCCTTTTCTGATCTCCGTGCATAGTATTACacctattaaaaacaatttcgttATTCTAATTTTTTGTCGTTTTTCGACACAACATCACCATCGTTCCCgctagacaataataataattatacgaagTTTTTCGTAAAACGTACCCTTGGTCGGACCCGGGATGTCGTGTGGTCCACGTAATgcagctataaattataatattatattagtacctacgCGCGCATATACCTCCGTTGTTCTTGTTTACCCGGTCGGTTACCGATACTACGGTTGCCGCGGTTGTGTCACGCATAGAggtatacacgtatatataatagaatGTGTGCATTGTATGGGTATATTAGCTAGGTAACCGGACGACCCACCACGCGCGAAGGTAACCTACGGTGTCCACCGTCCACGGTGCGCGCACGAATTCGTAAATTATGACAAGAGAcaacagatattattattatacctacattcgAATGGTATAAAACAACGGAGGCATAATCGCTGCAGATCGCCTTGAACCACACCCTGTCGTGTACTTCGCACTGAAATCCCGCGtgacctataaataatatacctaacgtaACGGACGCgggagtataatatttaataattagatttatgCATTTCCACTACCCGTGCATGTACCCACAGGTACACACGCttgtatatacacatatacccGCCATGTACGATCCGTGAACGTAcgctggtttttttttttttgtatttgtttttttaattttttgcccAGGAAACGGACTTTGTtgcacaacaattattataattacgacGGTGTACGCACTGTGTTTGTTTGAATCACGTATTATAGTTGTTGTAGCTGATAGCTGCGGCGGAGGTATATGCACATCAGGTGAGCGCGTGCGCGCGACTATTGTTCAAACGTGTAATGACAATTATCGTTTTTTGGGTCAGTCGCTTTTAATTGGGTCCGAACATAAaaggtgatattatattattattattattattattattataatacgtctgCAGACGTGATCGGCCTGATATTTGTTCGcagttacatttttcaactcGAAACGACTGAGTAcgcataattattgtaaaatattaaaacgtgtATTATTACGTCGAGTTCGCCGTACCGCGATATGACGGTTTTCacaaattgcattttaaatCAACGCGAGACAgcgaccgtataatattataatattatgtatatatttactccaactactataatattatttaatttcaaatgcaaatatatatatataatcaagtCCCCTGGGGAAATGGACGCATTTTTATGcgaattatactttattatcgAAAACCGTTCGATAAATATGAAATAGctcgaaatatatttatttaatatttttgatataggtaggtacatttattttacggTAGCTTGGTTGCAACCcgggttttttaaaattaatatttatcatcgtATACCACCAACCGCGATTGTCCATCGGGTTCGTTCCATTTATACTGCggttactaaaatatttcacgaaaaacaaatagtaaataaaaataataataataatgctgtaGTTATCgtcgttattatcattattttgttttttttaatgtcagaATTTAATATCTTTTCGCTACATGCCACCGTCCACATTCGAttactttgaaaataaaaaggtgAGTAGACGACATAAAACTACCTGTAGGAGATCAAAATACGAAGATAAGAATCTGAAGTCATATcgtgttttgaatattttttgcaCTGTTATTAGTGGATTCGAATTTGTAGTtccacattaaataattataatattaagaggatGGAAGCGCacaatttgttttctctctctggcccacgcgcaacatagacaaaacgcatttacgtagaatcgttttttctatgtttttaagtaatattagagtaaaatcgcccattacaaaaaaagatagagaataatatttttgaggaatGACAtttcgatttgtctaaatattttttcaaaaccatttaaacataatttaaacttacaatatttttttgtttattttgataatcgaatacaaattcaaataacaataaaatataaaatcgatatgtcattccttcaaaaatattgttctccatcttttttgtaatgggtaattttactctaaaattacttaaaaacatagaaaaaatgattctacgttaatgcgttttgtctatgttgcgcgtgggacGGAGAGAGataacaaatagtgcgctgacatcctcttaaagacACAATATTCAAGATTTTAGAATAAGAAGAGTCCAAAAAGGTATTAAGACGTATACGATTATACCTACCGTTTACGTCTTAGGTATAAcgtctatttttat
Coding sequences within:
- the LOC132950022 gene encoding protein yellow-like — translated: MSGFHAVALAMAAVAAVVSGGDHRMAGSDAPADVAAYTLNGQNIEWPCTSTKSVYADTGRYVAKNVIVTRAQVWGDRAFVLTPRFRSGVPFTVSTVRLECEHRCWPVLVPYPCWALHDEGDPNAIQNAVDVYLDPTGVLWVLDSGLVNTMEQPVRRTQPRIFAIDVKTDKVVKQIDLSGLVCSASRLNYITADYGDDGRVFVYVSDAATRAVIVWEVAADRGYRVVLPKAITHDCTGRRDVLYIALARGLTAGGGALYLTYLTSNRMYKIDACNLRQGCSEGTVVDLGPKPDKMVVLGTDGRTTVYFRYRGQGDVYAWDTDRPDDGTSFGPDRFALVRKADDCGRLATHVAPDNQGGVLWILESNFPDYISGAVGCLGTNVRLQPLVAQCGK